Proteins from a genomic interval of Candidatus Babela massiliensis:
- a CDS encoding ankyrin repeat domain-containing protein gives MFKVICILLLSISVNSVNAMRIFSKGKVSTTIGHQLIKPNMVKETLEFCFNRTYSTNNSKSHKLLNVLKELSDKKNNIKHISNLSEARSKIGNEIEEQENKIERLIKKVENINTTDSQGCTSLIYAISTGNYKIVKELIKANADVNTRDNHGKTPLMYAVESNNIKLAELLIKANANPDIKDKEGKTSLMYAAKKDYSRFLLKESKIQYNSKDAVKSVVLIISQLKINNYIATLLIGANANVNIKDNHGYTALHYTAISGNEQIAKSLIHAGAYINIQSNLGDKPIEIAQKQNHKNIVKLIKQKSCNLESKEQDTHIFL, from the coding sequence ATGTTTAAAGTAATTTGTATATTGTTGTTATCTATAAGCGTCAATAGCGTAAATGCTATGAGAATATTTTCCAAAGGAAAAGTTTCCACAACTATAGGTCATCAGCTCATTAAACCTAATATGGTAAAAGAAACTTTAGAATTTTGCTTTAATCGTACTTATTCAACTAACAATTCCAAAAGTCATAAACTATTAAATGTATTAAAAGAATTATCAGATAAAAAAAACAATATTAAACATATATCTAATCTATCTGAAGCAAGGTCAAAAATAGGAAATGAGATAGAAGAACAAGAAAATAAAATAGAACGGTTAATTAAGAAAGTAGAAAATATTAATACAACCGATTCTCAAGGGTGTACTTCATTAATATATGCTATTTCTACAGGCAATTATAAAATAGTAAAAGAACTAATTAAGGCAAATGCAGATGTTAATACAAGAGACAACCATGGTAAAACACCTTTGATGTATGCCGTTGAAAGTAACAATATTAAATTAGCTGAATTACTAATTAAGGCAAATGCCAATCCTGATATAAAAGATAAAGAAGGTAAAACATCTTTAATGTATGCAGCAAAAAAAGATTACAGTAGATTTTTATTAAAAGAATCTAAAATTCAATATAATTCTAAAGATGCTGTTAAATCTGTAGTTCTGATAATATCTCAGCTAAAAATTAACAATTATATAGCAACACTACTCATAGGTGCAAATGCCAATGTCAACATAAAAGATAATCATGGTTATACGGCTTTACATTATACTGCTATAAGTGGCAATGAACAAATAGCAAAATCACTTATCCATGCTGGAGCTTACATAAATATTCAAAGCAATTTGGGTGATAAACCTATAGAAATTGCTCAAAAACAAAACCATAAAAATATTGTTAAATTAATTAAACAAAAATCCTGCAATTTAGAATCTAAAGAACAAGACACTCATATTTTTCTTTAG